A single Pseudoalteromonas phenolica DNA region contains:
- a CDS encoding PilW family protein — protein MKQKGFTILEFLVSMFIGVLILGGVIATYISMKATTRDTMAIGELQETGRLTLSILRRDIEQVGFWGTFYEAGFSATNLTSLGNPNPDCAGGLNNGSFPNTDPTNFRPVYSAISDGQTMLGCVSDSKENTDIIQVKFLEGRQMTPETVTNQNRYYFISEQERAEFVTGSNAQNPLPTVNATLWPYSHHVYYINEQNLQINNRNVLVPVLMRKRLTVNGGLVTEPIMEGIEDMRLVYGIDSDADNRVDTYVSGSDMTAAHWENTNGILTIQVFILVRTLDFDSDLELKNQTYTLGLDTDKRVHTFTDNYRRTVFSTTIRLNNVGSTGWNI, from the coding sequence ATGAAGCAAAAAGGTTTTACTATTTTAGAGTTTCTGGTTTCTATGTTTATTGGTGTGTTAATTTTGGGCGGTGTAATTGCCACTTACATCAGCATGAAAGCAACCACAAGAGATACAATGGCGATTGGTGAATTGCAAGAAACTGGACGTCTTACCTTATCAATACTTAGAAGAGATATTGAACAAGTGGGCTTCTGGGGCACATTTTATGAAGCTGGCTTTTCGGCGACAAATTTAACAAGCTTAGGTAACCCTAATCCTGATTGTGCAGGGGGGTTGAATAACGGCAGCTTTCCAAATACAGATCCAACAAACTTCAGGCCAGTATACTCTGCGATTTCTGATGGTCAGACAATGCTAGGGTGTGTTTCTGATTCTAAAGAGAATACAGATATTATACAGGTCAAATTTCTTGAAGGTCGTCAAATGACGCCTGAAACGGTAACTAATCAAAATCGTTATTACTTTATCTCTGAGCAAGAGAGAGCCGAATTTGTTACGGGTTCAAATGCGCAAAATCCTTTACCAACAGTAAATGCGACTCTTTGGCCTTACAGTCATCATGTCTACTATATCAATGAGCAAAACTTACAAATTAATAATCGAAATGTTTTAGTTCCAGTTTTAATGCGAAAGCGCTTAACAGTGAACGGAGGGTTAGTTACTGAACCTATCATGGAAGGCATTGAGGATATGCGTTTAGTTTATGGTATCGATAGTGACGCTGATAATCGAGTCGATACTTATGTCAGCGGATCAGATATGACAGCCGCGCACTGGGAGAATACAAACGGAATTTTAACAATTCAAGTCTTCATACTTGTTAGAACGCTTGATTTTGATTCGGATTTAGAGCTGAAAAACCAAACATATACGCTGGGTTTAGATACCGATAAACGAGTTCATACGTTCACTGATAATTATAGACGAACAGTTTTCTCTACCACAATTCGACTTAATAATGTTGGGTCTACCGGATGGAATATATGA
- a CDS encoding pilus assembly protein PilX, whose product MNKQRGVILITAMIMIVAVTAVAVSLMSSSTIDLKITNAAQERAEAETILIGEIQKIIKAQGGTSYNKFTMRRQQMQDDGEDMAISNVTPSNITSKLVSLNNGEEDLNCPRQFAFTDGQTCNLTQMESTITYGSKNKHTITIVVGIGQEEIKNTDQ is encoded by the coding sequence ATGAATAAGCAACGTGGAGTTATCCTTATCACTGCAATGATAATGATTGTAGCGGTAACAGCTGTTGCGGTCAGTTTAATGAGTAGCAGTACCATAGATTTGAAAATCACGAATGCAGCACAAGAAAGGGCTGAAGCTGAAACAATCTTGATAGGTGAAATTCAGAAAATTATAAAAGCCCAAGGTGGAACGTCATATAACAAATTCACAATGAGACGACAGCAGATGCAAGACGATGGTGAAGATATGGCTATTTCTAATGTAACGCCATCAAATATAACCAGTAAGCTTGTCAGTCTTAATAATGGCGAAGAAGATTTAAATTGTCCGAGGCAATTTGCCTTTACCGATGGGCAAACATGCAATCTGACGCAGATGGAGTCAACCATAACGTATGGCTCAAAAAATAAGCACACGATTACAATAGTCGTCGGTATCGGCCAAGAAGAAATAAAGAATACAGATCAATAA